A region from the Sutcliffiella horikoshii genome encodes:
- the lexA gene encoding transcriptional repressor LexA, with product MKLSKRQQDILDYIKKEVQAKGYPPSVREIGEAVGLASSSTVHGHLARLESKGLIRRDPTKPRAIEIMEDELIPKISAVNVPIIGKVTAGQPITAIENVEDYFPLPDRYVAPDEQVFMLEVMGDSMIEAGILDGDYVIVRQQQSANNGDIVVAMTEEDEATVKRFFKEKDYIRLQPENSTLEPIIVRNVSILGKVIGVYRNIH from the coding sequence ATGAAACTATCAAAAAGGCAACAGGACATATTAGATTACATAAAAAAAGAAGTCCAAGCTAAAGGATATCCACCTTCCGTCCGTGAAATCGGGGAAGCGGTTGGACTAGCTTCTAGCTCCACTGTACACGGGCATCTTGCTCGACTTGAAAGCAAAGGTCTTATTCGCCGAGATCCCACTAAACCGAGAGCCATCGAAATTATGGAAGATGAACTTATCCCTAAGATTTCTGCCGTCAATGTTCCGATCATCGGTAAAGTAACCGCGGGTCAACCAATTACAGCCATTGAAAACGTAGAGGACTACTTTCCACTTCCTGATCGCTATGTTGCACCAGACGAGCAAGTTTTCATGCTTGAGGTTATGGGGGACAGTATGATCGAAGCCGGAATCCTTGATGGGGACTATGTTATCGTTCGTCAGCAACAATCCGCTAATAACGGAGACATCGTTGTTGCCATGACTGAAGAAGATGAAGCTACAGTCAAACGTTTCTTTAAAGAAAAGGATTATATCCGACTGCAGCCGGAAAACTCTACATTAGAACCTATCATTGTCCGAAATGTGAGCATTCTTGGTAAAGTTATCGGTGTATATCGTAATATCCATTAA
- the glnA gene encoding type I glutamate--ammonia ligase, whose amino-acid sequence MAKYTHEDIKRIVQEENVKYIRLQFTDILGTIKNVEIPVSQLEKALDNKMMFDGSSIEGFVRIEESDMNLYPDLDTFVVFPWTSEKGKVARFICDIYNPDGTPFEGDPRANLKRMLKEMEDLGFSDFNVGPEPEFFLFKLDEKGEPTLELNDKGGYFDLAPTDLGENCRRDIVLELEEMGFEIEASHHEVAPGQHEIDFKYANAIQACDDIQTFKLVVKTIARKHGLHATFMPKPLFGVNGSGMHCNLSLFQNGENAFYDANGDLELSDNARHFIAGIIKHATAFTAVTNPTVNSYKRLVPGYEAPCYVAWSARNRSPLIRIPASRGISTRVEVRSVDPAANPYLAMAVLLQAGLDGIKNKLEAPKPIDRNIYVMNKEERVAAGIADLPATLYAALEELKSNEVIQAALGEHLLEHFIEAKEIEWDMFRTQVHPWERDQYLTQY is encoded by the coding sequence ATGGCTAAGTACACACACGAGGACATCAAACGTATCGTCCAGGAGGAAAATGTAAAATACATCCGTCTACAATTCACGGATATTCTTGGAACTATCAAAAACGTAGAAATCCCTGTAAGTCAATTAGAAAAAGCGTTGGATAACAAAATGATGTTTGACGGATCTTCTATCGAAGGTTTCGTACGTATTGAAGAATCTGATATGAACTTATACCCTGATCTTGACACATTTGTAGTTTTCCCTTGGACTTCTGAAAAAGGTAAAGTTGCCCGCTTTATTTGTGACATTTACAACCCAGATGGAACTCCATTTGAGGGAGACCCTCGTGCAAACTTAAAGCGTATGTTGAAGGAAATGGAAGACTTAGGATTTTCTGATTTCAACGTTGGTCCTGAGCCAGAATTCTTCCTATTCAAATTAGATGAAAAAGGTGAACCTACTTTAGAATTGAATGATAAAGGTGGATATTTCGACTTGGCTCCAACGGACCTTGGTGAAAACTGCCGCCGTGATATCGTTCTTGAGCTAGAAGAAATGGGCTTTGAAATTGAAGCTTCCCACCATGAGGTAGCTCCAGGACAACATGAAATTGATTTCAAATATGCAAACGCAATTCAAGCTTGTGATGACATCCAAACATTTAAACTGGTTGTTAAAACGATTGCTCGTAAACACGGATTGCACGCAACATTCATGCCAAAACCATTGTTCGGTGTGAACGGTTCCGGTATGCACTGTAACCTTTCCTTATTCCAAAATGGCGAAAATGCGTTCTATGATGCAAACGGCGACCTTGAATTGAGTGATAATGCAAGACACTTCATCGCAGGTATCATCAAGCACGCTACGGCGTTCACAGCGGTGACGAACCCTACTGTAAACTCTTATAAGCGTCTTGTACCTGGATACGAAGCACCTTGTTATGTTGCTTGGTCCGCTCGTAACCGTAGCCCATTAATCCGTATCCCTGCTTCCCGTGGAATCTCTACTCGTGTAGAAGTTCGTAGTGTTGACCCTGCAGCTAACCCGTACCTTGCAATGGCTGTATTACTGCAAGCTGGCCTTGACGGAATCAAGAATAAATTGGAAGCTCCAAAACCAATCGACCGCAACATCTATGTGATGAACAAAGAAGAGCGTGTGGCTGCTGGTATCGCTGACCTTCCTGCAACACTTTATGCTGCACTTGAAGAATTAAAATCAAATGAAGTAATTCAAGCTGCTCTAGGTGAGCATTTACTTGAGCACTTCATCGAAGCAAAAGAAATCGAGTGGGATATGTTCCGTACACAGGTTCACCCATGGGAGAGAGATCAATATTTAACTCAATACTAA
- a CDS encoding methionine gamma-lyase family protein, protein MFHLLQHGEVIEPIVRKIEEKLQEGFQQVDANVETNQFRVLKSFQENRVSDSHFNPSTGYGYDDIGRDTLEKIYAEVLGGEAGLVRPQIISGTHAISIALFGVLRPGDELLYITGKPYDTLEEIVGIRGTGVGSLKEYNIGYKTIDLKNNRGIDWEAVSNAITPSTKMIGIQRSKGYATRPSFTIEEIKEMIRFVKEIKPDVVVFVDNCYGEFVELEEPCHVGADLMAGSLIKNPGGGIAKTGGYIVGKKELVEACSYRMTSPGIGAEAGASLYSLQEMYQGFFLAPHVVGQALKGAMFTAAFLEELGMNTSPSWDSHRTDLIQSVQFDDKEKMIAFCQAIQYASPVNSHVTPYANYMPGYEDDVIMAAGTFIQGASIELTADGPIRAPYVAYVQGGLTYSHVKIAVCSAVDHLISKGLLDS, encoded by the coding sequence ATGTTCCATTTATTACAGCATGGGGAAGTCATTGAACCGATTGTACGTAAAATAGAAGAAAAGCTTCAAGAAGGTTTTCAACAGGTTGATGCTAATGTGGAAACCAATCAATTCCGTGTATTAAAAAGCTTCCAGGAGAATCGTGTAAGTGATTCTCATTTCAACCCGTCTACTGGATATGGATATGATGATATTGGCAGGGATACGCTTGAGAAAATTTATGCAGAAGTATTGGGCGGGGAAGCGGGGCTTGTGCGTCCGCAAATCATCTCAGGCACACATGCCATCTCGATTGCGCTGTTTGGTGTGTTAAGACCAGGAGATGAACTACTTTATATCACTGGAAAGCCCTATGATACTTTAGAAGAGATCGTGGGAATTCGCGGAACTGGCGTGGGCTCTTTAAAAGAGTACAACATCGGTTACAAAACAATTGACCTTAAAAATAACCGCGGAATTGACTGGGAGGCTGTCAGCAATGCAATTACGCCTTCTACCAAAATGATTGGGATCCAACGTTCCAAAGGTTATGCAACCAGACCATCTTTTACTATAGAAGAAATAAAAGAAATGATTCGCTTCGTAAAAGAAATTAAACCGGACGTAGTCGTGTTTGTCGACAACTGTTACGGGGAATTTGTGGAGCTTGAAGAACCATGCCATGTTGGGGCAGATTTAATGGCCGGTTCTTTAATTAAGAATCCTGGTGGTGGTATCGCTAAAACAGGCGGATACATTGTTGGGAAAAAAGAATTGGTGGAAGCTTGTTCCTACCGGATGACCTCCCCTGGAATCGGGGCAGAGGCCGGTGCAAGTCTATACAGCCTGCAAGAAATGTATCAAGGTTTCTTTCTTGCTCCCCATGTGGTTGGACAGGCATTAAAAGGAGCCATGTTCACTGCTGCGTTTTTAGAAGAGCTCGGGATGAATACCTCCCCAAGCTGGGATTCGCACCGGACGGATTTGATCCAATCCGTGCAATTTGACGATAAAGAAAAAATGATTGCCTTTTGTCAGGCGATCCAATATGCATCACCTGTCAATTCCCATGTGACCCCGTATGCAAACTATATGCCTGGTTATGAAGATGACGTCATCATGGCAGCGGGAACGTTTATTCAGGGTGCGAGTATTGAACTTACGGCTGACGGTCCGATCAGAGCGCCGTATGTCGCGTATGTTCAAGGCGGCTTAACGTATTCGCATGTCAAGATTGCGGTATGCAGTGCAGTGGATCATTTGATTAGTAAAGGGTTATTGGATAGTTGA
- a CDS encoding DUF896 domain-containing protein has translation MLSKEKIARINALSKKAKSEGLTKEETVEQQKLRQEYIKTFRASMENTLQGVTIVDPEGNDVTPEKLKDTKKNLKH, from the coding sequence ATGTTATCAAAAGAAAAAATAGCAAGAATTAATGCACTGTCAAAAAAGGCCAAAAGCGAAGGCCTTACAAAGGAAGAAACAGTTGAACAACAAAAGCTTCGTCAAGAGTATATCAAGACTTTCCGAGCTTCCATGGAAAATACTTTGCAAGGTGTCACAATCGTGGATCCGGAAGGAAATGATGTCACTCCGGAAAAATTAAAGGATACTAAAAAGAATTTAAAGCATTAA
- the tkt gene encoding transketolase has translation MTQHIDQLSINTIRTLSIDAIEKANSGHPGMPMGAAPMGYSLWTRFMNHNPKNPNWFNRDRFVLSAGHGSMLLYSLLHLGGYDVSMNDLKEFRQWGSKTPGHPEFGHTPGVDATTGPLGQGIAMGVGMAMAERHLAATYNKEDMELVNHFTYSICGDGDLMEGVSGEAASLASHLKLGRFIVLYDSNDISLDGDLDRSFSESIETRFKGYGWQYIRVEDGNNLEEIAAAVEEAQSDLSRPTMIEVKTTIGYGSPNRAGKSDVHGAPLGSDELKLTKEAYKWTFENDFHVPEEVYTHFRETVADKGAKVEAEWNELFDAYKTKYPELGKQLEAAMKGELPEGWDSEIPVYEEGKSLASRASSGEVLNAIAKQVPYFFGGSADLAGSNKTNIKNEADFTAEDYSGRNIWFGVREFGMGAAMNGMALHGGLKVYGGTFFVFSDYLRPAIRLAALQGLPVTYVFTHDSIAVGEDGPTHEPIEQLPSLRAMPNLCVIRPADGNETAAAWKVALESEKTPTALVLTRQNLPTIKGTDETALEGVRKGAYVISKAGKETADALILATGSEVGLAVDAQKALQQDGIHVSVVSMPSWDRFEQQSQEYKNSVLPKDVKKRLGIEMATPLGWERYTGDEGDILAINGFGASAPGERIMKEYGFTTENVVARVKALLDK, from the coding sequence ATGACACAACATATTGATCAACTTTCCATTAACACAATTCGTACACTATCTATCGATGCAATTGAAAAAGCTAACTCAGGGCATCCAGGAATGCCAATGGGTGCTGCACCTATGGGCTATTCTTTATGGACAAGATTTATGAATCACAACCCTAAGAATCCGAACTGGTTCAATAGAGACCGCTTTGTACTGTCTGCAGGTCACGGTTCTATGTTACTTTATAGCCTTTTACATTTAGGTGGATATGACGTTTCTATGAATGATTTAAAAGAATTCCGTCAATGGGGAAGTAAAACTCCTGGACATCCTGAATTCGGTCATACTCCTGGTGTAGATGCAACAACTGGTCCACTTGGACAAGGAATTGCAATGGGTGTCGGAATGGCAATGGCAGAACGCCACTTGGCAGCTACATACAATAAAGAAGATATGGAATTAGTAAATCACTTTACATACAGTATTTGTGGAGATGGAGACTTGATGGAAGGTGTATCTGGAGAAGCTGCTTCTCTTGCATCTCACTTGAAATTGGGCCGTTTTATCGTTCTTTACGATTCTAATGATATCTCACTTGATGGGGACCTTGATCGTTCTTTCTCTGAAAGCATTGAAACGCGTTTCAAAGGATACGGCTGGCAATATATCCGAGTGGAAGATGGAAACAATTTAGAAGAAATTGCTGCTGCAGTGGAAGAAGCACAGAGTGATTTGTCCCGTCCAACAATGATTGAGGTGAAGACCACTATCGGTTATGGTTCACCAAACCGTGCAGGTAAATCGGACGTTCATGGTGCTCCTCTAGGTTCAGATGAGTTGAAATTAACTAAAGAAGCATATAAATGGACATTTGAGAACGACTTCCATGTTCCGGAAGAAGTGTACACGCATTTCCGTGAAACGGTTGCAGATAAAGGTGCAAAAGTGGAAGCGGAATGGAATGAGCTATTTGATGCTTATAAAACAAAATACCCAGAGCTTGGAAAACAGCTTGAAGCAGCAATGAAAGGTGAACTTCCTGAAGGATGGGATTCCGAGATTCCTGTTTATGAAGAAGGAAAAAGCTTAGCTTCCCGTGCTTCTTCTGGTGAGGTTCTGAACGCTATTGCCAAACAAGTACCTTACTTCTTTGGTGGATCTGCTGACTTGGCTGGATCAAACAAAACGAATATTAAAAACGAAGCTGACTTCACAGCTGAAGATTACAGCGGACGTAATATTTGGTTTGGTGTTCGTGAATTCGGAATGGGTGCAGCTATGAACGGTATGGCGTTACATGGTGGTCTGAAAGTATACGGCGGAACTTTCTTTGTATTCTCTGATTACTTGCGTCCTGCAATCCGATTAGCAGCGCTTCAAGGGCTGCCTGTGACATATGTGTTTACACATGACTCCATCGCAGTTGGAGAAGATGGACCTACACATGAGCCGATTGAACAGCTACCATCATTGCGTGCAATGCCAAACCTATGTGTTATTCGTCCAGCAGACGGTAACGAGACGGCTGCAGCATGGAAAGTGGCGTTAGAATCCGAAAAAACACCAACGGCACTTGTGTTAACACGTCAAAATCTACCTACTATTAAAGGAACAGATGAGACTGCACTTGAAGGTGTGCGTAAAGGTGCTTATGTTATTTCCAAAGCTGGAAAAGAAACTGCGGATGCACTTATCCTTGCAACAGGATCTGAAGTTGGTCTTGCTGTAGATGCTCAAAAGGCGTTACAACAAGATGGCATTCATGTTTCTGTCGTGAGTATGCCTTCATGGGATCGTTTTGAACAACAATCTCAAGAATACAAAAACTCTGTATTACCGAAAGATGTGAAGAAACGCCTTGGAATTGAGATGGCTACTCCACTAGGCTGGGAGCGCTATACTGGAGATGAAGGGGATATCCTTGCAATCAACGGATTCGGCGCATCAGCACCAGGAGAGCGAATCATGAAAGAATACGGATTTACTACGGAAAATGTAGTTGCACGTGTTAAAGCGTTATTAGATAAATAA
- a CDS encoding phage holin, with translation MSEQKQIRPVSKGAWFRIVFLAFALVNQLLVVYGKSPLPFTEAQLEQLFSLIWTAVAALVAWWKDNDWSEKARSRVK, from the coding sequence ATGTCAGAGCAGAAACAGATTAGACCGGTTTCCAAAGGCGCGTGGTTCCGAATCGTGTTTCTTGCATTTGCTCTTGTAAATCAGCTACTCGTAGTTTATGGGAAATCGCCTTTACCTTTTACAGAAGCACAGCTGGAGCAATTATTCAGTTTAATTTGGACTGCCGTTGCAGCACTCGTTGCTTGGTGGAAGGATAATGATTGGTCAGAGAAAGCTAGAAGTAGAGTTAAGTGA
- a CDS encoding MerR family transcriptional regulator: protein MSDNIRRSMPLFPIGIVMQLTELSARQIRYYEENELVFPARSEGNRRLFSFNDVDTLLEIKNLIEQKVNIAGIKQLMAVKQQRDEVPSEEVTKEAAKPELSDDQLRKLLRAEMMQAGRYNRTSLRQGDMSRFFH from the coding sequence GTGAGTGACAATATTAGACGTTCGATGCCATTGTTTCCAATAGGAATTGTCATGCAACTAACGGAATTGTCAGCTCGACAAATCCGATATTATGAAGAAAATGAGCTTGTATTTCCGGCTCGTTCAGAAGGCAACCGCCGACTTTTTTCCTTTAATGATGTAGATACTCTATTAGAGATCAAAAACCTCATTGAACAAAAAGTGAACATAGCTGGCATCAAACAGTTGATGGCAGTCAAGCAACAGCGCGATGAAGTTCCTTCAGAAGAAGTGACCAAAGAGGCTGCTAAGCCAGAACTGTCAGATGATCAACTGCGCAAACTATTGCGTGCCGAAATGATGCAAGCGGGAAGATATAATCGAACAAGTCTCCGTCAAGGAGATATGTCCCGATTTTTCCATTAA
- a CDS encoding DUF421 domain-containing protein, which yields MDLNWIWKAVLITIIGTFLLRIAGRKSISQMTLAQVVIMIGIGSLLIQPLAGKSIWVTFGVGITLVVTLVLMEFLQLKSDIFEKLITGKSKILIENGKLNEKTLKKLRFTIDQLEMKLRQNSISSISDVKWATLEPNGQLGFELNEQAKPITRKEWNLLYQEIQLLKIMINPSSKPSRLDNEKEGNLFTEVKNGKHKLKESPDEKLD from the coding sequence ATGGATCTGAATTGGATTTGGAAAGCGGTTTTAATAACTATAATAGGAACGTTTTTACTAAGAATTGCAGGAAGAAAGTCCATTTCACAGATGACTTTAGCTCAAGTGGTAATAATGATTGGTATCGGTTCTCTGTTAATTCAACCTTTAGCAGGTAAAAGTATTTGGGTAACGTTTGGTGTAGGTATCACTCTTGTAGTAACACTGGTTTTAATGGAGTTCTTACAACTAAAATCCGACATCTTTGAAAAGTTGATTACGGGAAAATCCAAGATACTAATAGAAAATGGAAAATTAAATGAAAAAACATTAAAGAAATTAAGATTTACCATTGACCAATTGGAGATGAAACTTAGACAGAATAGTATATCTAGTATAAGTGATGTTAAGTGGGCCACTCTAGAGCCGAACGGGCAATTAGGATTTGAGTTAAACGAACAAGCTAAGCCGATAACCAGGAAAGAATGGAATCTCCTCTATCAAGAAATTCAACTTTTAAAAATAATGATTAATCCTTCAAGCAAACCAAGCCGTCTTGATAATGAGAAAGAAGGAAATCTATTTACCGAAGTTAAGAATGGAAAACATAAATTAAAAGAAAGTCCAGATGAGAAACTGGATTAA
- a CDS encoding YneB family resolvase-like protein — protein sequence MKGIIYCRVSTKKDTQETSLSRQREELVSLAAHRDIEIVEIVEEQASGYDLDREGVFQIIELISSQHIDVLLIQDETRLGRGNAKIAFLHWLRKHEIKIFSITDNGELRLSDSDSMVMDIVAIVEEYQRKLHNLKIKRGMQRAVKRGYDPTKNLTNIHMSPGREKIEVPIEEIVKLRNNKLTFHEIAATLRGLGYDVSKATVNRRYREYIEENDTGLLVKKEPL from the coding sequence ATGAAGGGAATCATTTATTGCCGTGTGAGTACAAAAAAAGATACACAAGAAACGTCGCTGTCCCGGCAAAGGGAAGAGTTAGTTTCCTTAGCGGCACATCGAGATATAGAAATCGTCGAGATTGTGGAGGAACAGGCGAGCGGATATGATTTGGATCGTGAAGGTGTTTTTCAAATAATCGAACTTATTTCAAGTCAGCATATTGATGTTCTTCTAATCCAGGATGAAACAAGGCTTGGCAGAGGGAATGCAAAAATCGCTTTTTTACATTGGTTGAGAAAACATGAAATAAAGATATTTTCTATAACGGATAATGGGGAATTGAGATTATCAGATTCTGATTCGATGGTTATGGATATTGTGGCAATAGTTGAGGAATACCAAAGAAAGCTACATAATTTGAAAATAAAAAGAGGCATGCAACGTGCGGTGAAAAGAGGATATGACCCCACAAAAAACCTGACAAACATCCATATGAGCCCTGGACGCGAGAAAATTGAGGTGCCGATTGAAGAGATAGTCAAACTTCGTAACAACAAACTTACTTTTCATGAAATCGCTGCCACATTAAGAGGGCTTGGATATGACGTTTCTAAAGCTACTGTAAACAGACGCTATCGGGAGTATATAGAAGAGAACGACACCGGTTTGCTTGTAAAAAAAGAACCGCTCTAG
- the hflX gene encoding GTPase HflX, with protein sequence MNETQKKEKERVILVGCQLPKVDDQAFFYSMDELASLTKTANGEVLVTLTQKRERVHPATYIGKGKLEELVQLEEELEPEIIIFNGELAPSQNRNLSKILNARIIDRTQLILDIFAQRAKSKEGKLQVELAQLQYLLPRLGGKGVELSRLGGGIGTRGPGETKLESDRRHINRRIVDIKTQLTSIVSHRERYRERRKRNQAFQLSLVGYTNAGKSTIFNRLTEAGTFEENLLFATLDPTTRKVMMPSGFNALLTDTVGFIQDLPTSLVAAFRSTLEEVTEADLILHVVDSSSPDHVNHEQTVDKLLKELGVEGVPVLTVYNKKDQTTEGFTPAYNEEMLHISALDMDDISKLMNKIESLIKVQMQPYHIVVPSSEGKIISQLKQETILSKTDFTEETESYELEGYYFDNSKLASVIQQRMKK encoded by the coding sequence TTGAACGAAACGCAAAAGAAAGAAAAAGAAAGGGTCATCCTGGTTGGTTGTCAATTGCCAAAAGTTGATGATCAAGCATTCTTCTATTCCATGGATGAATTAGCATCCTTGACCAAAACAGCCAATGGTGAAGTTCTCGTTACCTTAACACAGAAGAGGGAGCGAGTTCACCCTGCTACATACATAGGTAAAGGGAAATTAGAGGAGTTGGTCCAACTTGAAGAAGAATTGGAACCGGAAATTATAATCTTTAATGGAGAACTGGCACCAAGTCAAAACAGGAACCTTTCCAAAATCCTAAATGCCAGAATTATTGATCGTACACAGTTAATCCTGGATATATTTGCTCAACGTGCAAAATCAAAAGAAGGTAAGCTCCAAGTGGAGTTGGCTCAGCTTCAGTACCTTTTACCCCGTCTAGGCGGAAAAGGTGTGGAACTGTCCCGTCTTGGAGGCGGTATCGGAACAAGAGGGCCTGGTGAAACAAAGCTAGAGTCAGATCGCAGACATATTAATAGAAGAATTGTGGATATCAAAACACAGTTAACTTCTATTGTCAGTCATCGAGAAAGATATCGTGAGCGCAGAAAAAGAAATCAAGCATTTCAACTTTCATTGGTCGGTTACACGAATGCGGGGAAATCAACTATTTTTAATCGTTTAACGGAAGCTGGTACGTTTGAGGAGAACCTATTATTCGCAACGCTTGACCCGACAACAAGAAAGGTCATGATGCCATCTGGGTTCAATGCCCTTCTGACTGACACGGTAGGGTTTATCCAAGACCTGCCGACCTCACTTGTAGCGGCATTCCGTTCTACACTTGAAGAAGTGACAGAAGCTGATCTGATTTTACATGTGGTCGATAGCTCAAGTCCCGATCACGTCAACCATGAACAAACGGTAGACAAATTGTTAAAGGAACTTGGAGTGGAAGGTGTTCCGGTATTAACGGTTTATAATAAGAAGGATCAAACTACAGAAGGTTTTACACCTGCGTATAATGAAGAAATGTTGCATATCAGTGCACTGGACATGGATGACATTTCGAAATTGATGAATAAAATAGAATCGCTCATCAAGGTGCAAATGCAGCCATATCATATTGTTGTGCCGTCTTCTGAAGGGAAAATTATTTCTCAATTAAAACAAGAAACCATCCTTTCAAAAACGGATTTCACAGAAGAGACAGAAAGCTATGAATTAGAAGGCTATTATTTTGATAACTCAAAATTGGCATCTGTTATTCAGCAAAGAATGAAGAAATAG
- a CDS encoding nucleoside hydrolase, whose protein sequence is MKILLFADPGIDDSLAIIYALLHPEIELMGIVTGYGNVSVYDATRNASFLLALAGRSDIPVMRGTSQPLSGIHTVFYPEIHGPQGLGPIIPPEDFKAEVSPFELMFEIIEKNIDDIIIVDVGRQTSLVFAYNLRPELMDQVKEVYLMGGAFMVPGNVTDVAEANFWGDPIATSVILNKAQKVYITPLNVTNRAIITRDIATFIFNQTSSPYKYLIPTVTNYYATFYDQVMPGIDGSPVHDVFTLYYLLNKDKTYTIQRDVRVAVVDGNRGQSIADLRMVYKEPERKHFIVMDFDYNDFIADFTRVNLRDASR, encoded by the coding sequence ATGAAAATATTGCTTTTCGCAGATCCCGGAATTGACGACTCTTTAGCAATTATCTATGCATTGCTTCATCCTGAAATTGAGCTGATGGGAATAGTTACAGGATATGGGAATGTTTCTGTATATGATGCAACACGAAATGCCTCCTTCCTTTTGGCGCTTGCAGGAAGATCAGATATTCCGGTTATGAGGGGAACTTCACAGCCTTTAAGTGGCATCCACACGGTTTTTTATCCCGAGATACATGGACCACAAGGATTAGGCCCGATAATACCCCCTGAAGACTTCAAAGCAGAGGTAAGTCCCTTTGAGTTAATGTTTGAGATTATCGAAAAAAATATAGATGACATCATAATTGTTGATGTGGGTAGACAGACATCTCTTGTTTTCGCCTACAATCTCCGGCCTGAACTTATGGACCAGGTTAAAGAGGTATATCTTATGGGAGGAGCATTCATGGTTCCTGGTAACGTAACAGATGTTGCGGAAGCCAACTTTTGGGGAGACCCAATTGCTACTTCTGTAATCTTGAATAAAGCGCAAAAAGTATATATAACCCCACTAAATGTAACAAACAGGGCTATAATTACTAGGGATATTGCGACATTCATTTTCAATCAAACTAGTAGTCCGTACAAATATCTAATTCCAACTGTCACCAATTATTATGCTACATTTTACGACCAGGTGATGCCTGGTATAGATGGTTCACCAGTGCATGATGTATTCACCCTATATTATCTATTGAATAAGGATAAAACATATACAATTCAAAGAGATGTAAGGGTTGCAGTTGTTGACGGAAACAGAGGGCAAAGCATAGCGGACTTAAGGATGGTTTACAAAGAGCCTGAACGGAAACATTTTATAGTGATGGATTTTGATTATAACGATTTTATTGCTGACTTTACAAGGGTGAATTTGAGAGACGCAAGCCGATAA
- a CDS encoding trimeric intracellular cation channel family protein, with the protein MTWEVFSIIGTIAFAISGAIVAMEEEYDILGVYILGIVTAFGGGAVRNLLIGVPISALWEQGMLFQVALVAMTTVFLFPNNLLKHWRKWGNFFDAIGLAAFAIQGALFATGMNHPISAVVVAAVLTGSGGGIIRDLLAGRRPLVLRAEIYAAWAILAGLIIGFGIASSPVQLYILFVGIVSLRVLSYTYKWRLPNRSLQSAA; encoded by the coding sequence ATGACTTGGGAAGTTTTCAGCATCATCGGAACCATTGCATTCGCTATAAGCGGAGCGATTGTAGCGATGGAAGAAGAGTATGATATACTCGGCGTTTATATATTAGGAATAGTCACAGCTTTTGGGGGCGGAGCCGTTCGAAACCTCCTCATCGGAGTTCCAATCTCCGCTCTTTGGGAGCAAGGAATGCTGTTTCAAGTTGCTCTGGTCGCAATGACAACAGTCTTCCTGTTTCCAAATAATTTGTTAAAGCACTGGAGGAAGTGGGGCAATTTCTTTGATGCAATCGGCCTTGCCGCCTTTGCCATCCAAGGGGCTTTGTTTGCTACAGGCATGAATCACCCAATTAGTGCAGTAGTAGTCGCTGCAGTATTGACAGGTAGCGGGGGCGGTATCATCCGCGACCTACTTGCAGGCAGAAGGCCGCTTGTATTAAGAGCGGAAATATATGCAGCTTGGGCAATCCTCGCCGGCTTAATCATCGGCTTTGGAATTGCCAGCTCCCCGGTTCAACTTTATATCCTCTTTGTAGGAATTGTCTCTTTGCGTGTCCTTTCTTACACGTACAAATGGAGGTTACCTAACCGAAGTTTACAAAGTGCTGCATAG